From the genome of Thermogutta terrifontis, one region includes:
- a CDS encoding M16 family metallopeptidase: protein MNFYSHKLWNGVEVICESHPQALSIALGFFVRAGSRDEPPELAGVSHFLEHMAFKGTGQITAEDINRGFDEIGASYNATTSFEETVYYAVFLPEYLDRAFELLALLLRPALRPEDFELEKQVILEEISMYLDQPPYGVDDLCRARFFAGHPLGQSVIGTAESISGLTVEKMRSYYYQRYTAGNVVIAATGAVEFPKLVALAEKHCNYLEPIESERIRQRLLEPAYGLRVHQKPSATQQYVIQLAEAPPADSPDRFAAQILTAIVSGSSSSRLYWEFIEPGRVDSISLSYEGYEDAGIFATMMSCDPSTLQENLQRLREVYTAIEQHGVTAEELERVKNKLMSSLALAAERPSARLFPIGSERLTTGQYRSLEDDLAIIEKLTLEQVNAIAEKYPLTCNATDVIGPMSPEEFRRTG from the coding sequence GTGAACTTTTACAGCCATAAGCTCTGGAACGGAGTGGAAGTCATTTGTGAAAGCCATCCCCAGGCTCTGTCGATTGCCCTGGGCTTTTTTGTTCGGGCAGGCTCCCGGGACGAGCCCCCGGAACTCGCCGGGGTCAGCCATTTTCTCGAGCACATGGCGTTCAAAGGGACGGGGCAAATCACGGCCGAGGATATCAATCGCGGGTTCGATGAGATCGGGGCCTCTTACAACGCCACCACCTCGTTCGAGGAGACCGTCTATTACGCGGTGTTTTTGCCGGAATATCTGGATCGCGCGTTCGAGCTGCTCGCCTTGCTTCTTCGCCCCGCTCTGCGACCGGAAGATTTTGAATTGGAAAAGCAGGTGATCCTGGAAGAAATCTCGATGTACCTGGATCAACCACCGTATGGAGTGGACGATCTGTGCCGGGCAAGATTCTTCGCTGGACATCCCCTCGGGCAGAGCGTGATCGGTACTGCCGAGTCCATTTCCGGACTCACTGTTGAGAAAATGCGCAGCTACTACTACCAGCGATACACGGCCGGCAATGTGGTGATTGCAGCGACTGGTGCGGTCGAATTCCCCAAATTGGTGGCTCTTGCCGAAAAGCATTGCAATTACCTGGAACCGATCGAGAGCGAACGGATTAGGCAACGGTTGCTCGAGCCAGCCTACGGACTGCGTGTGCACCAAAAGCCCTCCGCCACTCAGCAATATGTCATCCAGTTGGCCGAGGCTCCCCCGGCCGACAGCCCTGACCGCTTCGCCGCCCAGATACTGACGGCTATTGTGTCGGGAAGCTCATCCAGCCGCCTATACTGGGAGTTTATCGAGCCGGGTCGGGTGGACTCCATCTCGCTGAGCTACGAAGGCTATGAGGACGCGGGGATTTTCGCGACGATGATGAGCTGCGATCCCAGCACTCTTCAGGAAAACCTGCAGCGGTTGCGGGAGGTTTACACGGCCATCGAGCAACATGGCGTGACTGCTGAGGAACTTGAACGCGTTAAAAACAAACTCATGTCCAGCCTTGCCCTGGCAGCGGAACGGCCTTCCGCGCGGCTCTTTCCAATAGGCTCCGAGCGCCTGACCACGGGGCAGTATCGCTCGCTGGAGGATGATTTGGCGATCATTGAGAAACTGACCCTGGAACAGGTTAACGCCATCGCCGAAAAATATCCGCTAACGTGCAACGCCACCGACGTCATCGGCCCTATGTCACCCGAGGAGTTTCGCAGGACAGGTTAG